GCACGAGCGGCGAGGCCATCTCGGCCCACATCACGAACTGAGTGGTGGACTCCTCCTCCGTCAGCTCGTAGCCACCCTCGGCGAGCTTGCGCATCGGGATCAGGTAGTCCGGGTCGTTCCAGTGCCCGGGCCCCTGGGCCTCGGGATGCCAGGCGTTGGCATCCATGTTGCGCAGGATGTTCGGCCACTCCCCCGCGGTCGGAGTGCCCCAGGCGATGTCGGTGCCGGTGCGCCAGGAGTCGGCTGCCGTCGGACCGTAGACGAAGGTATTGTGCGCGTCCTGTTCCGGGGTGTGCGGCATGCCCCAGTCGTCGGTGAGCGGGTTGCACAGATTGAGCAGCATCTTCCGTCCGGACTTGGCGACGGCGTCGCTGAACTCCTTGAAGGCCGGGCCCGGATCCAGCCCCGCGCCGATGCCACACAGGAAGTCCACCTTGATGGCGTCGACCTTCCACCCGGCGAACTGGCGGGCGTCCTGCGCGTAGTGACCGCGACTGCCCAGGCCGCACCACTTCCCGCCGTCGTACTCACCCGCGTCGGTGTAGATGCCGACCTTGAGGCCCCGCTTGTGAAGGTACGTCACCAGCGCGGGGATGCCGGAGGGAAACCGGGTCGGGTTGGCCACGAGCCGGCCGGTCTGCGGATCGCGCGGCTGGTCAGCCTGCCAACCACCGTCCAGCCAGACAATGTTGTAACCGCTGTCGCGCAGCCCGCTGCTGACGAGGTGATCGGCGACCTTCCTGACCTGGTCCTCCGTCGGGGCGCCGAGCCCGTAGTAGGTGTTCCATCCCATGTACGGCGTGGAGGCGAGACCGCTGTCGTAGTACTGCGGCGCGCCCTGGTCGTCCGCGGCGTGTGCCGCCGGAACCGCCGACCCGACCAGCACCACGGCACCGAGCACCACCGCGGTCCGCCGCGGTCGTGCCATCCCTGCACGATGCGAAGCCACTGAATTCTCCCGAGAGTTGGGGGTACGGGGCACCCCGCTCCGGTCGTGCCTGGGCGTCGGTGCCACGGCGGAAACTGTGCCCAGGCCCCTCAGGCCTGTCAATATTAATTGCTAATTAACTTAAAAACGGGATCCCGCGGTGACGTAGGCACCGCCCCCGGACGGTTTCCGCAGGCCGCGGCGGTGCCCCACGCCCGGTTGATCGCCGGCGGGGTGGGCGGGCGCGGAATTGTTTGGAACCCTCACGCGCTGATGAAGCCAGAGGGCATGGGATGCCGCCGGTGGGCGAGCCGAGCAGCCCGAGTGACCGAGGCGACAGACATTGGAGGGGCCGACATGGCAGCGCAGACGCAGAGGGCCGTACTGGCGGGCGGATGCTTCTGGGGGATGGAGGACCTGATCCGGCGGCTCCCGGGCGTGACAGCGACCCGGGTCGGATACACCGGGGGTGACGTGCCGAACGCGACGTACCGCAACCACGGCACCCACGCGGAGGCCATTGAGATCCTCTTCGACCCCGAGAAGACCGACTTCCGCACGATCTTGGAGTTCTTCTTCCAGATCCACGACCCGAGCACCAAGAACCGTCAAGGCAACGACATCGGTCTCAGCTACCGCTCGGCGATCTACTACGTGGACGACGAGCAGAAGCGGATCGCGGAGGACACCATCGCGGACGTGGACGCCTCCGGACTGTGGCCGGGCAAGGTCGTCACCGAGGTCGAGCCGGTCGGCCCCTTCTGGGAGGCCGAGCCCGAGCACCAGGACTACCTGGAGCGTTACCCCGATGGCTACACCTGCCACTTCCCGCGTCCGGGATGGCGGCTGCCCGCCCGTACGGAGGGCTGACGGGGCGGAGGAGTGACGCTGAGAGCCGACCGTGTGAGGCGGCGGCCGGCTCATCCGGCGTGAGGAAGAACGGCGAGTGCGTCGGCGACCGGACCGGTCGCCGATGTCCGGGAAGCACGTCAAGGCATGGTGTGTCCTGGCGTTCCGGTCTGGTCGCCGGCCGGCCGTCTACCGACCACGTGGTCGGGGGCGTGCATGCTGGCGAGCAGACGCAGGCGTTCTTCGGAGGCGCTGCCCGGCTGCGCGTGGTAGGTGACCAGCGTCTGCCCGCCGGTGCCCGGGACCAGCAGCTTCTCGTAGTGCAGTTCCATAGGGCCGGCCTCGGGGTGACGAAGCAAGCTGGTGCCGGTCGTCTTGTGCTTGACGTCCTGCCGGGCCCAGAGCGTGCGGAAGCGCTCACTGCGCAGGGAGAGCTCTCCGACGATCTCGACGAGGCGCGGATCTTCGATGTCCGCGCCGACGACCGAGCGCAGGTACGGGACGACCCGGGCGGTCATGTCTTCCCAGTCCTGATGGAGTTCCCGCATCTCCGGCTCCAGGAACGCGGCCAGAATGCCGTTGCGCCCCGGCGCGTTGAACGGTGAGAGCGCGATGGCGAGGCTGTTGGCGGCCAGGACGTCCATGTATGTGCCGTGGATGTATGCAGGGGTGAGTGACCAGGAGTCGATGAGCGTGCGCAGGCCGTCACCGACCTGCTCCGGCCTTCGGGGCCGCTTGCGCCGCGGACTCTTGCGTGGGGCGATCTCCAGCAGGTACGTCGTCGCCTCCTCGTCCAGTCGCAGGGCGCGGGCGATGCTGCGCAGGACCTGCTCCGAGGGGTTTCTGTCGCGGCCCTGCTCCAAGCGGTTGTAGTAGTCGGAGCTGATGCCCGCGAGGAAGGCGACCTCCTCGCGGCGCATCCCCGGGACACGCCGGTTGCCCTGATCCCAGACCTCATCGGGCTGGACCAGTGCCCTGCGGGCGCGCAGATACCGGCCCAGTGGGTTCGCGTCTCCGGCGGCTGTCATGTTTCCAGCGTACGAACGCGCTCCGGGTTCATGGGTGGCCCTGCCAGTCCCAGTCTCACCCCGTCCTGGTTCGCCCCACAGCCTTCGGCGCAGTATGTCGGCGCAGTTCGAACGACCGGAGGAATGCATCACATGTCCCAGCTCTTCACGACCCTGTTCGGCCGCGACAGCACCGCCTCGGAGGTGATCGAAGGCGTCGACCTGTCAGGCAGGCGGGCGATCGTCACGGGCGCGGGCTCGGGCATCGGAGTCGAGACCGCCCGCGCTCTGGCGGCCGACGGCGCCGAGGTCACGCTCGCCGTCCGCCGTCCCCAAGCCGGCGAGCAGGTCGCGGCCGACCTGCGCAAGGCCACCGGGAACGACGCGATCCACGTCGCCCGTCTGGACGTGGCCGACCTGGAATCGGTGCGGGCGTTCACCGCCGGCTGGCAGGGTCCGCTGCACATCCTGATCAACAACGCCGGCATCATGATGCCTCCGGACCTCGAGCGGGGCATCGGCGGCCACGAGCAGCAGTTCGCCACCAACTACCTGGGCCACTTCGCCCTGGCCCTGGGGCTGCACCGGGCCCTCGCCGACGGCGACGGGGCGCGCCTGGTCTCGGTCTCCTCCAGCGGCCATCTCTTCTCTCCCATCGTCTTCGACGACATCGCCTTCCGCTTCCGCCCGTACGACGCGCTCGTCGCCTACGGCCAGTCCAAGACCGCCTCCATCCTCCTGGCCGTCGAGGCGCAGCGCCGCTGGTCGGGCGACGGCATCACGGCCAACTCCCTGCACCCCGGTGCGATCGCCACCAACCTCCAGCGGCACACCGGGGGCCTGCGGACCCCGGAGCCCTACCGCAAGACGATCGAGCAGGGCGCCGCGACCACCGTGTTCCTCGCCGCCTCCCCGCTCGTCGCAGGCATCGGCGGCCGCTACTTCGAAGACGTCAACGAGGCCCCTCTCGTCCACGCCCGGCCCACCCGGCTGGGCGTCCCCGGCGTGGCCCCCTACGCACTGGACCCGGCGAACGCCGAGCGCCTGTGGGAACTGGCGAGCGACATCGTCCGCTGACCGGCATCAAGCCCGATCAGGGTCGGTTTCATCGGTCCTGGTGACCGCGCCGGCCCCATGGCAGAAGCCTGGATGTTCTGGACAGCCACAGACCGCTCAGCGACACCGTCACACTGAGGGGCCCGGTCGGCGCGGGGCATGAGGAACATCCAGGAGGTGGTCCTCAGTCTGGCAGGGCAGGTCGGCCTGAACCTCCCCGCGCTGATCGTCGTGATCGACACCAGCAGCGGCGGCAGCGCTGCGCGATCAAGTGCCCGGAGGGCTCCCGTGACCTGCTGAGCGACCTGCGCCGTCTGGACCGGCAAGTCAGGGAAAACGAGGCCG
This portion of the Streptomyces mirabilis genome encodes:
- a CDS encoding helix-turn-helix transcriptional regulator, whose amino-acid sequence is MTAAGDANPLGRYLRARRALVQPDEVWDQGNRRVPGMRREEVAFLAGISSDYYNRLEQGRDRNPSEQVLRSIARALRLDEEATTYLLEIAPRKSPRRKRPRRPEQVGDGLRTLIDSWSLTPAYIHGTYMDVLAANSLAIALSPFNAPGRNGILAAFLEPEMRELHQDWEDMTARVVPYLRSVVGADIEDPRLVEIVGELSLRSERFRTLWARQDVKHKTTGTSLLRHPEAGPMELHYEKLLVPGTGGQTLVTYHAQPGSASEERLRLLASMHAPDHVVGRRPAGDQTGTPGHTMP
- a CDS encoding SDR family NAD(P)-dependent oxidoreductase is translated as MSQLFTTLFGRDSTASEVIEGVDLSGRRAIVTGAGSGIGVETARALAADGAEVTLAVRRPQAGEQVAADLRKATGNDAIHVARLDVADLESVRAFTAGWQGPLHILINNAGIMMPPDLERGIGGHEQQFATNYLGHFALALGLHRALADGDGARLVSVSSSGHLFSPIVFDDIAFRFRPYDALVAYGQSKTASILLAVEAQRRWSGDGITANSLHPGAIATNLQRHTGGLRTPEPYRKTIEQGAATTVFLAASPLVAGIGGRYFEDVNEAPLVHARPTRLGVPGVAPYALDPANAERLWELASDIVR
- the msrA gene encoding peptide-methionine (S)-S-oxide reductase MsrA — encoded protein: MAAQTQRAVLAGGCFWGMEDLIRRLPGVTATRVGYTGGDVPNATYRNHGTHAEAIEILFDPEKTDFRTILEFFFQIHDPSTKNRQGNDIGLSYRSAIYYVDDEQKRIAEDTIADVDASGLWPGKVVTEVEPVGPFWEAEPEHQDYLERYPDGYTCHFPRPGWRLPARTEG